In one window of Microtus pennsylvanicus isolate mMicPen1 chromosome 2, mMicPen1.hap1, whole genome shotgun sequence DNA:
- the Smim41 gene encoding small integral membrane protein 41 codes for MNSSQMGAAAKAAWLSCCNQSGLPLQPPEGPRLVQAVVLGVLSLLVICGILFLGGGLLLRAQGLIAPPTRERHASPEAEPGACGGDDS; via the coding sequence ATGAACAGCTCACAGATGGGAGCTGCGGCCAAGGCTGCCTGGCTGAGCTGCTGTAACCAGTCTGGGTTGCCACTCCAGCCGCCGGAGGGGCCACGACTGGTGCAGGCGGTCGTACTGGGCGTGTTGTCACTTCTGGTGATCTGCGGGATCCTGTTCCTGGGTGGTGGACTCCTCCTCCGAGCGCAGGGCCTGATAGCACCACCGACTCGGGAAAGGCACGCATCCCCCGAGGCCgagcctggtgcctgtggaggggATGACTCCTAG